TGCTTACTGTGTGTTGACAACAAAAAGAAGGTCATACCAAACAACCATACCAAACAAGAACTCAAAACCTCCAATTCCATGTGTTTCACTTAAAGCAAGGGACTCGGCACTATTTCGTGTTGCTGTATCGTCAGTACTTTCAGCCAAGCAAAGTAATGCTTCTCTGATTTCTGAAGCTTAAAACAGTATTGCTTTGACACTTTCAACATGACTTTCCCAACGTGTTTGAGACAAAGATTTAAGGGTTAGTACTTTAACCATCTCTGTCAATATGTCCCACATGTTtgttgaagaagaaaataagCAATATATTCGTTGAACAATTCCGAAGAAAGACACCGCTTTTGGAGAAGAAGATGCTATATCGGATAGCACCAAATTAAGACTGTGACAACCGCATGGTGTAAATAATGCTCTTGGATTGATTTCTAGCAACCTCTTCTGAACTCTTTATTCTTTCCTTTCATATTAGATCCATTGTGATAACCATGTCCTCTCACATCAACAATTTCTAACTCTAACTCAACTAATGCATCTTGGAGCGAAGCAAAAAGCCCTTCTCCTGATTTGTCTTTGACGAtcaaaaatgtcaaaaaaaaattcttcaaccTTGGTTGACACTGTAAAAACATCCACACATCGGATAATCAAAGTCATTTGCTCTTTGTGACTAATATCTGGAGTAAAATCAAGAATTATGGAGAAATACTTTGAATCACGGATCTTTTGTATGATTCTAACTTTGATTTCCTTAGCAAGCATCTCAATCATTTCATTCTGAATCATGTGGCTGAGATAGTGCGGATAGATTTTATTTTCCGCAATTCGTCTAACATGCTCTCTCATCACTGCATCAAACTCTGCTATCATCTCAATAAGACCCAAAAAAGTTCCATTATTCACTTCACCAAGTTTTTCATTATCTCCACAAAACGCCAAGTTTCTTTGAGCTAAAGTTTTCACTACTGCAAATAATCTCAACAATACTTCTCTCCAATGAATTTTCTCTCTGCTTAATTCTTTTTGAGCATGCTTATCAATTGTCTGCTTTTCTCTTAATCTCAACTCCAACTCTCCAATGTATCATAGATATAACATGATCATGAGAAACTTCATGTTCTTTCAACCTTGGTGAAAAGTTTCTCCAATCATTATATCGGATAATCAAAGTCATTTGCTCTTTGTGACTGATATCTGGAGTACAATCAAGAATTATGGAGAAATACTTTGAATCACGGATCTTGTGTATGATTGTAACTTTGATTTCCTTAGCAAGCATCTCAATCATTTCATTCTGAATCCTGTGACTGAGATAATGCGcatagatttattttttctcaatTCGTCTAACATGCTCTCTCATCCTTGCATCAAACTCTGCAATCATCTCAATAAGACCTAAAAAGTTCCATTATTCACTTCACCAAGTTTTTCATTATCTCCACGGATCTCCAAGTTTTTTTGAGCTAAAGTTTTCACTACTGCAAATAATCTCAACAATTCTTCTCTCCGATGCATTTTCTCTCTGTTTAATTCTTCTTGAGCATGCTTATCAATTGTCTGATTTTCTCTAAATCTCAACTCCAACTCTCCACGTATCATAGATATATCATGATCATGAGAAACCGTCACAAACTTTATGAGTGcttcttgtttcttcttcttgtttctgtTTTGAGCTCCACATGGTTGGTTTTTTTTATTCCACATGGTTTTTTTGTCCCAAATGGTGTCATCttgttatcaaaataaaaataagtataaatatAAGGGATTGTTGTAACAAAGTCAAGGACTCAAGTCATCAAGCTTTTATCACAATTGAAAAACGACGAACCAAGAAACATACCTTCTTACTACGTAAAGGATGAATTGAAATAACTGAAGCAATAGAACTAAATTATGTAATCAAGAGCAAGAggacaaaagaaaattaaagtgATGCAAGCCTATAAGACGACGCAAAAGAACAAATTGGAACAAAAGTAAAAACTGTTTTGTTTCTaatctatattaataaaatggaTTATTTGAGGCTCCAAGGAACATTCACATTAGCAAATTAGCAGAAATTCATTCTCCCAAAAGATGATAcgtagaaataaatatataataaataaataaatataaaatacaaaatagaaatattacgttaaacatctatcgtattATTGCAAtatgatataaaagcaaaataattagaaacgttaaatatacaatttacaaaaaaataaaaaataaaaaaatatacaattatttgAGGTTCCAGTTAGTGTCCACATCAGCAAAAAATATTTCTTCCAAAAGAAGCCACATGGAATTGTtacaaaaagaataaatatcaatataagaaaaataaataataagtaaatataaaatataagaaatagaaatattacattcaACATCTATctgataattttataataatatagataataactaaatatacaatataaaaatagaaatatcaCACTAAACATCTAACATGATATTATAATTggatataaaagcaaaaaaaaaatgaataagtaaatatacaatataaaaaaaataaacaataaataaatacacaACATCAGAAActgaaaaactaaattaaacatatcTAAAAAATGTATAGTGAAATTAGTAATTAGCAAATATAGattataacaaataaaaacgAGTCAATTTGCTGAAAACCccaaaaaattatgaaattaactAAATGCATATGATGGGACAACTTTGCTGTCTAGCAATGGAGGTACCAATATGTGGGATTTAGGGCATTTATTTAATTATGGAGAAAGCAATAGAAATATTACActaaacatctatcataatattagataagtaaatatacaatataagaaaaataaataataattatatatatgatataagaaatataaaaagtacATCAAGCATTTATCTGAAAAATTTAttgtaaactaaataataattagatacacaatataaaaatgaaaatattacattaaatatttatcgTGATATTACCAttagaaaatcaaaataactCTGCGCATAGCGCGTATGAACCCCtatttttaattagaattttaaCTATcgtataaaatagaaatttacttatacatttaatttttaacaaatttataataCCGTTGAAAAGTCTAACAAATCttattctaactaaaaatgtctaatatgtaatattttaacaaaagaaccgacaaaatttatttatttatcaatactaataaaaatattatttaatttgaataccCCAATATTTGGCTTGAGTGGTTTTCTCTCTAGGCCGGCCCTGGTGGCTTTCTCTCTAGGCCGGCATGGTGGCTTGTAGCGAGTCCTCGTTCTAACCTTAACACCACTGAATTTGGTTGGCAGGTCTTAACTTCTTATTTCAGTtccatatttataaatatattatagtatTCTTTTATAGTCTTTCATTAACCATTATTTCTGATTAGGTCTATCCAGAACGTTACGGTGATGACAACCCTAGATTCTTTATTTACTGGACTTTGAGTTGAtactattatttcattttttgttatattttgtaGGAATATATACTTATAGATATGGTTATTGTTCTTTATGTATGTTTTCTAACATGGAAATAGGCAGATGGGTACCGTTCATGCTGCTACAATCTTGATTGTCTAGGCTTTGTTCCTGACAATCAAGTATTTGTCTTAGAAGAACCCATTATTCATGTTACTACCTTAGGTGGTCAGCAATATCAGATTCCGACAACTATATGGAaggtaaatataatataaaattcttTCACAATATAACTACACCAATTATACTCAtagatatatatttcaaacctgagaacaaatttattattttttcataggACCCCTGGACAGGGAATTGGTGGTTGAAACTTAATCACTATTGTTGTAAACCAGATAGTTTAAAAACTGCTCATAACCAGATGGTCGAGGTTATATTTAACTGAGATTATATTAAACCAATCATATGTTAATGGATTGGGCATTTAGTTTATTTCTAAGACATGGCCGACTTCTCTTAATGTTTAAGAGAGTCCCACATTGCTTATGAGACTTGTAATAAACGGCCTAAGCTCCGTATATAAGGAGCTTCTTGTCTTCGATATTGAATAACACAACAACATCTTCACATCttatttacaacacgttatcagcacaaAACTCTAACTAAAATCTGGCGACCACAAAAACCTTAATTTCGGCCGTAACTCCAAACCgccatatctccctaaccgtaaggatccagacggcaagtaatatatcaaactgaagctcttgacgagaagaatccagcgccgcagaccacGCAGAAATCCGACTCTagacgcgccgtcacctcccagtgcaagccgcgccgtcaaagatcatccaaaatcctaatagccgccaactccttatctctattattaaaagagaagtacacttagGGAATGCCCCTTAAttttcaatgttaattacaATGCTATGTCACTGAACCTATTAATAACATTCCTAAAAAAATGCTTGTATTAACCAGTTTATTAAATGCATTTGTTTTAACTCTTGTTCTCCCTGAAAAATCGCCAATGACAACTTTCACTTATCTTTTTTAATAGCCTGCACATCGTTTATTAAAAAATCGCAGTGGATATTACATACCACTACATCCTGTATCGAAGCTTAACTATACATCCTCTATCCAGGCTTAACTcttcaatctatttttttaactCAAACTCCATCAAAACTCCTATTATTGACAACTTTAATCTCCATATGTCTTCGGGTACAGCTTCCTCTGCCTTTTTATATACGAAAGTAttgtaaataagtttttttttcatttgatagAGATAAACCAACCTATACCAATCCATAATTAATCTGAGAACCAAtccataattattaatttttcatcAAGCAAATCAATAAATTCAAAACTTAAACAGAATATATTTTGCTTACAATAACTTCTTACCTATAATcactcaaaatatttaattcaaaatcaATCCTTATACATAATATCTTTGTTTACCTATAATCTCGCTTACTTCTCAAAATATTCAATGTATTTCCTATAATCTCGCCTATTTTTCAAAATTCCGATTTCAGAGATCATTGAAATATTTttcgaaatatattatttaaagcTTAGCTTGGTGAAGAGTACAACATTAATTATTTAtgattgtttaaataaaatatcgcCTATTAAGTGCAAGTTTTTAGGTGTAGAAGTCGTTGTTTAGGAAACAATATTAGATATGGTATTAAATAAGAAGATTTTATTTCGAGAATGTGCTTAGGTATATTCTCTTTATTAGGGCTTTAGggtaacattatatatatagtgtacATTGCCTTGCTACACATTCCTATATTTTTACGCTTCTTAAAGTTAGAGATGTCGACAAACAAGAGTGTTACATTGCTAAACAATTTGAAGCCGAGGTTGACTAAATCGCGTGTGCAGGTTAAGCTGATTCATTCATGGAAACAAACCCCTCCCTATGCTAATGATCAAACACTAGAAATGGTTTTCGCGGATGAGACTGTAAGCTCTACTCCTTATTTTAAATGTTGTTTTATACTTTGAGTTTCTAAAACATATTAACTTTTCTTTGCAGGGTGTTAAGATCCATGCATCATGCAGCAGATCACACATGTTTCGGACTGAGCGTAACCTTCGTATTGGAGAGTGGGCAGTCATTGAAAACTTTAAGGTTTCCAGTGTGGGCAAAGGGAAATTCCGACCAACAAATAATCAGTATAAAATGACTATCACCGGTGACTCAGTTTACAGCAAATCCGACCATCAAGATGATAGCATCTTTTTGACCTTAGCTGAttatgaaaacattttaaagGGGCTTCAAGATGTTAACATTCTCATTGgtatatgtttttatgtttttttatattataagcTTCATTTAATTGATGTATCGACTAATGAGAATGCTTTTTTTCTATTCTAGACATAATTGGTCAACAGTATGACATTTCTGACGTTCAAATAATTCAAGTCAAAGGTGAAGATCGAAAGAGAGTGCAGTTTCGCATGAGAGACCTCAGGTGAGTAATAAAATAATGTGGAATCTAACTGAGTTTTTACTTATGTTTGAAACTTGAtgactttaaaaatattttttgtcagtGGTAACAATTTGGCTTTTTGTCTTTGGGGATCATATGCTGAGCAACTCGAAAATGCTGTGCTAGAATCAAACGAAGTTTGGTTATTAAGGTTTGCCAAAATCAACACTTTCAGaggtaataatttttttattaaagttttgtttttaaaaattaaaatatgctaAATATCTGTTTGTTGAAATCTTAGGTGAAATTCAAATTACTAATTCATTTGATGCATCCATCTTGGATCTGAATCCAACAGTGGCTGAGGCTGTGGAGATGAGGAAAAGGTCAAATttcaatttgtttatttttttctttttagattgttatattgttttaatagaGATAAGTTAATTTACAAATACTTATACTGTTTTAATAGGCTAGAAGATAATCCACTTCTTCTTGCTCTAGCTAACAAGAAGGATGAGAAAAGAGAAATCATAAATATTGTGGATGATTGGAATGATATTGGGATTACCTCAGAGAAAGGACTGAAAATTTTCTAGAGTCACATCAAAAAAAAGACTGAAAATTTCTAGAGTCACATCAAAAAAAGGACTGAAAATTTCTAGAGTCACATCAAAGAAAGGACTGAAAATTTTGATTGTTGGCAAGGATGGAAAACCTCAGAGAAAAACTATGAATGTGGTTTTCAAACAAATTTTCAGGGATCTTGAATTTAAACGAGCGTGATTCTAACCTTGAAGGTATGTGATTTAGTTACCATACTCTTAagactattattattttaattaagtacTAATAATAGGTGTTCTTCAAGTGTAGGTTATTTATCATTCGCGTGGGTGGGAAGCCTCAACGTGAAACTTTGCTTGTCTActctttattttaaattttcctaTTGTGTTCTCTGGACGTGTGTATGTGTCTACTGGGAACTATATACTATGGCTTATTATTTACCTTTAATATAAGTTTTAGATGGAAAATCTATTTCCAATAATTATAACAACCAATCACCACAGACAGCATGtactatttatttaataactaaTTTTTATCAGATAATTAATCAACACAGACAGCATACAAGAACAAACTTCAATAAATATTCATCAAACAATTTCACCCGCTCATATCCTAACTATCCGTTTCACTAACAAGCctaatttatattcttaaatagagatgttttaataaaatgcACTTACTGTTCAAATATATTGCAGACCGTTGTATCTCTGTTCCATGTGCTTCAAATCTTTGCAACGTCAAACTGCTTGTAGGTTGACTTTCTTAGGAATCTGAAACAAGCAAACTATATATTGAGGTGTGGAAAGGGGATTCTGTTAAAACTCAGAGAACGAACACACCTGCTTGATGTCCTTGAGGTGTGGAAAGGatattctccttcttcttttccACAACCCAATAGAGCTGGAGATGACAAAGGTGATCAC
The Raphanus sativus cultivar WK10039 chromosome 1, ASM80110v3, whole genome shotgun sequence DNA segment above includes these coding regions:
- the LOC108833604 gene encoding replication protein A 70 kDa DNA-binding subunit C-like, whose protein sequence is MSTNKSVTLLNNLKPRLTKSRVQVKLIHSWKQTPPYANDQTLEMVFADETGVKIHASCSRSHMFRTERNLRIGEWAVIENFKVSSVGKGKFRPTNNQYKMTITGDSVYSKSDHQDDSIFLTLADYENILKGLQDVNILIDIIGQQYDISDVQIIQVKGEDRKRVQFRMRDLSGNNLAFCLWGSYAEQLENAVLESNEVWLLRFAKINTFRGEIQITNSFDASILDLNPTVAEAVEMRKRLEDNPLLLALANKKDEKREIINIVDDWNDIGITSEKGLKIF